The following are encoded together in the Paludisphaera mucosa genome:
- a CDS encoding ATP-binding cassette domain-containing protein has translation MSSGLLTTTMTRAVNMPAGGEVVIRAVGVNYAYGAGETRTQVLFDNHLEISRGEVVIMTGPSGSGKSTLLTLIGALRKMQEGYLEVLHQNLSKAGEGEQVELRKDVGFIFQQHNLFTSLSALENVRMATALKPASPAEMDRRCIEMLTRLGLGERIHHHPAELSGGQKQRVAIARALVNEPKMVLADEPTASLDAQSSQIVLDLLRSLADGPTKTTVLLVTHDQRVIDKADRIVNMIAGRIVTNSLTKVAVRIVRALAATSWLEGLSEATLSRLANYMTVENRAAGETIVAQGQEGDRFYVVGSGVADAYKDGQYDEEKCYGESFGMITSYFKMPVPETVTARTDLELYVLHKDDFLHALAADQSFEARIRSLLAGASPALQEPAATTP, from the coding sequence ATGAGTTCGGGCTTGCTCACCACGACGATGACCCGGGCCGTGAACATGCCCGCGGGCGGCGAGGTCGTCATCCGCGCGGTGGGCGTGAACTACGCCTACGGCGCGGGCGAGACGCGCACCCAGGTCCTGTTCGACAACCACCTGGAGATCAGCCGCGGCGAGGTCGTGATCATGACCGGCCCGTCGGGCTCGGGGAAGTCGACCCTGCTGACCCTCATCGGGGCGCTCCGCAAGATGCAGGAGGGCTACCTGGAGGTCCTCCACCAGAACCTGTCCAAGGCCGGCGAGGGCGAGCAGGTCGAGCTGCGCAAGGACGTCGGCTTCATCTTCCAGCAGCACAACCTGTTCACGTCGCTCTCGGCGCTAGAGAACGTGCGGATGGCGACGGCCCTGAAGCCGGCGTCGCCGGCCGAGATGGACCGCCGCTGCATCGAGATGCTGACCCGGCTGGGCCTGGGCGAGCGGATCCACCACCATCCGGCCGAGCTGTCGGGCGGCCAGAAGCAGCGGGTGGCGATCGCCCGGGCGCTTGTCAACGAGCCCAAGATGGTCCTCGCCGACGAGCCAACGGCCTCGCTCGACGCCCAGTCCAGCCAGATCGTCCTGGACCTGCTCCGCAGCCTGGCCGACGGGCCGACGAAGACGACCGTCCTGCTCGTGACGCACGACCAGCGGGTGATCGACAAGGCCGACCGGATCGTCAACATGATCGCCGGCCGGATCGTGACGAACTCGCTCACGAAGGTCGCCGTGCGGATCGTCCGCGCCCTGGCCGCGACGTCGTGGCTGGAAGGGCTCAGCGAAGCGACCCTCTCGCGGCTGGCGAACTACATGACCGTCGAGAATCGGGCCGCGGGCGAGACGATCGTCGCCCAGGGCCAGGAGGGCGACCGCTTCTACGTCGTCGGATCGGGCGTGGCCGACGCCTACAAGGACGGCCAGTACGACGAGGAGAAGTGCTACGGCGAGAGCTTCGGCATGATCACCTCGTACTTCAAGATGCCGGTGCCCGAGACCGTCACGGCCCGGACCGACCTGGAGCTGTACGTCCTCCACAAGGACGATTTCCTCCACGCCCTGGCCGCGGACCAGTCGTTCGAGGCCCGCATCCGCAGCCTCCTCGCCGGGGCGTCGCCCGCCCTCCAGGAGCCGGCGGCGACCACGCCCTGA
- a CDS encoding gamma-glutamyl-gamma-aminobutyrate hydrolase family protein — protein MNNRPLIGINMDLRASDKSRNPHSLMPTGYYDALLTAGALPIMIPPVTRESDMLPILERLDGVVLAGGDDLDPRKMGLTPHPSVNVMSERRELSDRLLCKLVQQEKIPTLGIGLGMQELNVVAGGGLFVHLPEDLPKCIPHFDPHGGAHRHTVVMRPKTRLAEIYGPGEIRVNSYHHMGVRKLAPPFRISALAPDGLIEAYEGKDPSWWVVGVQWHPENEGHISLDMQLMEAFVEAAASAKQAPALARVG, from the coding sequence ATGAACAACCGACCCCTCATCGGCATCAACATGGATCTCCGGGCTTCGGACAAGAGCCGCAATCCGCACAGCCTCATGCCGACGGGCTACTACGACGCCCTCCTGACCGCCGGCGCCCTGCCGATCATGATCCCGCCGGTCACCCGCGAGAGCGACATGCTGCCCATCCTGGAGCGGCTCGACGGCGTCGTCCTGGCCGGCGGCGACGACCTCGACCCCCGCAAGATGGGCCTGACGCCGCACCCGTCGGTCAACGTCATGAGCGAGCGCCGGGAGCTGTCCGACCGGCTCCTCTGCAAGCTCGTCCAGCAGGAGAAGATCCCGACCCTGGGCATCGGCCTGGGGATGCAGGAGCTGAACGTGGTGGCCGGCGGCGGCCTCTTCGTGCACCTGCCGGAAGACCTGCCGAAGTGCATCCCCCACTTCGACCCCCACGGCGGCGCCCATCGGCACACCGTCGTCATGCGGCCCAAGACCCGGCTGGCCGAGATCTACGGCCCGGGCGAGATCCGCGTCAACAGCTACCACCACATGGGCGTCCGCAAGCTCGCCCCGCCGTTCCGGATCTCGGCCCTGGCCCCCGACGGCCTGATCGAGGCCTACGAGGGCAAGGACCCGAGCTGGTGGGTGGTCGGCGTCCAGTGGCACCCCGAGAACGAGGGCCACATCTCCCTCGACATGCAGCTCATGGAGGCGTTCGTCGAGGCCGCCGCCTCGGCCAAGCAGGCCCCCGCCCTCGCCCGCGTCGGCTGA
- a CDS encoding ubiquinol-cytochrome c reductase iron-sulfur subunit, protein MNRRDFHRLGTIVLGGLIKLAVAVPAAAFLLNPLRKPGTAAEADVFEGLVALSQLKVGVPESFGIVRDQVDAWVKYPKEPAGAVWLVRQPEGAEPAVIAYSAECPHLGCAINLADDAKHFICPCHTSAFDLEGKPQNFVPPRPMDRLDVELSKDADPMVRVRFQRFRTLAEEKIPLA, encoded by the coding sequence ATGAATCGACGCGATTTCCACCGCCTTGGGACGATCGTCCTGGGCGGGCTGATCAAGCTGGCGGTCGCCGTGCCCGCGGCCGCCTTCCTGCTCAACCCCCTTCGCAAGCCGGGGACGGCCGCCGAGGCCGACGTCTTCGAAGGCCTCGTCGCGCTCAGCCAGTTGAAAGTGGGGGTGCCCGAGTCGTTCGGCATCGTCCGCGACCAGGTCGACGCCTGGGTGAAATATCCGAAGGAGCCCGCCGGCGCGGTCTGGCTGGTGCGGCAGCCCGAGGGGGCCGAGCCCGCCGTGATCGCCTACTCGGCCGAGTGCCCGCACCTGGGCTGCGCGATCAACCTGGCCGACGACGCCAAGCACTTCATCTGCCCCTGCCACACCAGCGCCTTCGACCTGGAGGGCAAGCCGCAGAACTTCGTCCCGCCCCGGCCCATGGACCGGCTCGACGTCGAGCTGAGCAAGGACGCCGACCCCATGGTCCGCGTCCGCTTCCAACGCTTCCGGACCCTCGCCGAGGAGAAGATCCCCCTTGCGTAA
- a CDS encoding GDP-mannose 4,6-dehydratase, with product MGKAVLVTGAGGFIGSHLTERLVRLGHRVRVLVRYNGRDDRGHLDDLPRDVQAELDVHRGDLKDPDAVARAVDGREQVFHLGALIAIPYSYQNPYDVVQTNVNGTAHVLDACRRSKKLERVVLTSTSEVYGTAQIVPIDEKHPLRGQSPYAATKIASDALGESYHRSFATPVSILRPFNTFGPRQSARAIIPTIISQALTRPVVKLGRLDPRRDLTYVKDTAEAFVAIAACDAALGRVVNVGRGSDVSIGDLVERIGTILGRTLEVETETDRLRPPASEVERLVAGTALAQSLWRWRPRYSLDEGLAETVGWIREHIDRFRPDVYTT from the coding sequence ATGGGCAAGGCGGTCCTGGTCACCGGGGCGGGGGGGTTCATCGGCAGCCATCTGACCGAGCGCCTGGTGCGGCTCGGGCATCGGGTGCGCGTGCTGGTGCGGTACAACGGCCGCGACGACCGGGGCCATCTCGACGACCTGCCCAGGGACGTCCAGGCCGAGCTGGACGTCCATCGCGGCGACCTGAAGGACCCGGACGCCGTCGCCCGGGCCGTCGACGGCCGCGAGCAGGTGTTCCACCTCGGGGCGTTGATCGCGATCCCCTACTCGTACCAGAACCCGTACGACGTGGTGCAGACGAACGTCAACGGCACGGCGCACGTCCTGGACGCCTGCCGGCGGTCGAAGAAGCTGGAGCGGGTCGTCCTGACCTCGACCTCGGAAGTCTACGGCACGGCCCAGATCGTGCCGATCGACGAGAAACACCCCCTACGCGGCCAGTCGCCCTACGCCGCGACCAAGATCGCCTCGGACGCCCTGGGCGAGAGCTACCATCGCTCGTTCGCGACGCCGGTCTCGATCCTGCGGCCGTTCAACACGTTCGGCCCCCGCCAGTCGGCCCGGGCGATCATCCCGACGATCATCAGCCAGGCCCTGACCCGACCCGTCGTGAAGCTCGGCCGCCTGGATCCCCGTCGCGACCTGACGTACGTCAAGGACACGGCCGAGGCGTTCGTGGCCATCGCCGCGTGCGACGCGGCCCTGGGCCGGGTGGTGAACGTGGGGCGGGGCTCCGACGTGAGCATCGGCGACCTGGTCGAGCGCATCGGCACGATCCTGGGCCGGACGCTGGAGGTCGAGACCGAGACCGACCGCCTCCGCCCGCCCGCCAGCGAGGTCGAGCGGCTGGTGGCCGGCACGGCCCTGGCCCAGAGCCTCTGGCGATGGCGGCCCCGTTACAGCCTGGACGAGGGGCTCGCCGAGACCGTGGGCTGGATTCGCGAGCACATCGACCGCTTCCGTCCCGACGTCTACACCACCTGA
- a CDS encoding FtsX-like permease family protein gives MARSWLGLKNPPLAWRNVAHGGRRSFAAISGAAFSLTMVLLQLGFLQAVRITATNNFDVLDFDVLLTSSRFEQFYAPGFLPLERLRQAKGVDGVESATPLYATFALWRCPPNPLDAPPDDSAPRPGALTRWIEGSRTPRPLQRRQLYVMGFDLDHPPFRQPILGSIEAARGKLRVPDRVLLNALSNPDFGWQVRDRFHDWELEDTAVQVVGGFDMLRGFAADSTVLCSDDTFVRACDYESRETTNFGLLKVKPGAVDATVAALRKALPSDVRVSSRPDVLANEVDHWVNQTSTGQLFAIGVLVAMNVAAVVVYQVLSNDVREHLPEYATLRAMGYSIWRLAGILVFQAILYMLISFAAAVAIAVVVYLATETLAGIPMVLTRENLALTFALALAVGAVTGGLTVNRLRLAQPADLF, from the coding sequence GTGGCGAGGTCGTGGCTCGGCCTGAAGAATCCGCCGCTCGCCTGGCGGAACGTGGCCCACGGCGGTCGCCGGTCGTTCGCGGCGATCTCGGGGGCGGCGTTCTCGCTGACGATGGTCCTGCTCCAGCTCGGCTTCCTCCAGGCGGTGCGGATCACGGCGACGAACAACTTCGACGTCCTGGACTTCGACGTCCTGCTGACCTCGTCGCGGTTCGAACAATTCTACGCGCCCGGCTTCCTGCCGCTGGAACGCCTGCGCCAGGCGAAGGGCGTCGACGGGGTCGAGTCGGCGACGCCGCTCTACGCCACGTTCGCCCTCTGGCGCTGCCCGCCCAACCCGCTGGACGCGCCGCCGGACGACTCGGCGCCGCGGCCGGGCGCGCTGACCCGCTGGATCGAAGGCTCGCGCACGCCCCGGCCGCTCCAGCGCCGGCAGTTGTACGTCATGGGCTTCGACCTCGACCACCCGCCGTTTCGTCAGCCCATCCTGGGATCGATCGAGGCCGCGCGGGGCAAGCTCCGCGTGCCCGATCGGGTCCTGCTGAACGCCCTATCCAATCCCGATTTCGGCTGGCAGGTCCGCGACCGCTTCCACGACTGGGAGCTGGAGGACACGGCCGTCCAGGTCGTCGGCGGGTTCGACATGCTGCGCGGCTTCGCGGCCGATTCTACGGTCCTCTGCTCCGACGACACCTTCGTCCGCGCCTGCGACTACGAGTCGCGCGAGACGACCAACTTCGGGCTCCTGAAGGTGAAGCCGGGCGCGGTCGACGCGACCGTCGCGGCCCTGCGGAAGGCGCTGCCGTCGGACGTCCGGGTCTCGTCGCGGCCGGACGTCCTGGCGAACGAGGTCGACCACTGGGTGAACCAGACCTCGACGGGCCAGCTCTTCGCGATCGGCGTCCTGGTGGCGATGAACGTGGCGGCCGTGGTGGTCTACCAGGTGCTCTCGAACGACGTCCGCGAGCACCTGCCCGAGTACGCGACCCTGCGGGCGATGGGCTATTCGATCTGGCGGCTGGCGGGCATCCTCGTCTTCCAGGCGATCCTGTACATGCTGATCTCCTTCGCGGCGGCCGTGGCGATCGCCGTCGTGGTGTACCTGGCGACCGAGACCCTGGCGGGCATCCCGATGGTGCTCACGCGCGAGAACCTGGCGCTCACCTTCGCCCTGGCCCTGGCGGTCGGCGCGGTCACGGGAGGGCTGACGGTCAACCGGCTGCGGCTCGCCCAGCCGGCCGACCTGTTCTGA
- a CDS encoding HlyD family efflux transporter periplasmic adaptor subunit — MSHISTGAGGRRPSRSKALAAVVVLALVAARPSDARAQAASASAGESRVHALARLEPATGLVTVGSRPGQRIDEIKVAVGDDVTAGQVLAVLEGRKQAEAQLALAEIQKQQMTFQRKAKKDKFLLEREQFDKANEPRLVAATKVADELRKLLDKATPLYNLSGLAGPVDRARLEDGGRYVELFAKTTQAELDKNLLEAEKALTVKKRALEDEQLADANPEFLLPDAQIALAQAGIEQTQVLAPRAGKILDVVAHPGEVGTGQLLVLGDVSVMVAVAEVFQSEVLRVKVGDAARVSILDQSIAGKVQRIGSIVGRNQAANLDPRALKDVRVVKVWVALDDPKLAARLINMEAEVAITPGGGG; from the coding sequence ATGTCCCATATCAGCACCGGCGCAGGCGGCCGTCGACCCTCGCGAAGCAAGGCCCTGGCCGCCGTGGTCGTCCTCGCCCTGGTGGCCGCCCGGCCCTCCGACGCGCGGGCGCAGGCCGCGTCCGCCTCGGCCGGCGAATCCCGCGTCCACGCCCTCGCCCGGCTCGAACCGGCGACCGGCCTGGTCACGGTCGGCTCGCGGCCCGGACAGCGGATCGACGAGATCAAGGTCGCCGTCGGCGACGACGTGACCGCCGGGCAGGTTCTCGCGGTCCTCGAAGGCCGCAAGCAGGCCGAGGCCCAGCTCGCCCTCGCCGAGATCCAGAAACAGCAGATGACCTTCCAGAGGAAGGCGAAGAAGGACAAGTTCCTCCTGGAGCGCGAGCAGTTCGACAAGGCCAACGAGCCCCGGCTCGTCGCCGCCACCAAGGTCGCCGACGAACTTCGCAAGCTGCTCGACAAGGCCACCCCTCTCTACAATCTGAGCGGCCTGGCCGGGCCGGTCGACCGGGCGAGGCTGGAAGACGGGGGACGCTACGTCGAGCTGTTCGCCAAGACCACGCAGGCCGAGCTGGACAAGAACCTGCTCGAAGCCGAGAAGGCGCTCACGGTCAAGAAGCGGGCGCTGGAGGACGAGCAACTGGCCGACGCCAACCCCGAGTTCCTCCTCCCCGACGCCCAGATCGCCCTGGCGCAGGCCGGGATTGAGCAGACCCAGGTCCTCGCGCCGCGGGCCGGCAAGATCCTCGACGTCGTCGCCCACCCGGGCGAGGTGGGGACGGGCCAGTTGCTGGTCCTGGGGGACGTTTCGGTGATGGTCGCCGTCGCCGAGGTCTTCCAGAGCGAGGTCCTGCGGGTCAAGGTCGGCGACGCGGCCAGGGTGTCGATCCTCGACCAGTCGATCGCGGGGAAGGTCCAGCGGATCGGCTCGATCGTCGGCCGCAACCAGGCCGCGAACCTGGACCCTCGCGCGCTCAAGGACGTCCGGGTGGTCAAGGTCTGGGTCGCGCTCGACGACCCCAAGCTCGCCGCGCGGCTGATCAACATGGAAGCCGAGGTCGCGATCACACCCGGCGGGGGCGGTTGA
- the devC gene encoding ABC transporter permease DevC, whose translation MHLGGRIPLAWRNLTEHRLRLLASVAGVAFATTLMFMENGFRKSILDSMVNVIERIDGQVVILSRTLYSLSVPFPFPLERIVQARDVEGVASSSPLYTVTRSSFWRNPETGGEERICVVAYPPQDDVLDIPVLKQNRALWSRPNTAMADERSRERQFGVFKTGQVSELAGKRFEIVGTFSLGINVQTNGNLVVSDQNLMTAFPELDGPSLLDRKVHVGVLRTKPGADPTRVRDAVAAALPPDVRVLTLDQFIARERDFWDKVAPIGTVFYIGVVMGFIVGSVICYQVLYSDISDRLPEFATLKAIGYSNYALYRVVLTQAFYLALLGYAAGLIVSFFLFQWVHRLTGLPMDVTRNNPYWILILTVLMCVGSGAYAARRLISADPAQLFA comes from the coding sequence ATGCATCTCGGCGGAAGAATCCCCCTGGCCTGGCGCAACCTGACCGAGCACCGGTTGCGGCTGCTCGCGTCCGTCGCCGGCGTGGCGTTCGCGACGACCCTGATGTTCATGGAGAACGGCTTCCGCAAGTCAATCCTCGACAGCATGGTCAACGTCATCGAGCGGATCGACGGCCAGGTCGTGATCCTCAGCCGGACGCTCTACTCGCTCTCGGTCCCCTTCCCGTTCCCGCTGGAGCGGATCGTCCAGGCGCGCGACGTCGAGGGGGTCGCCTCGTCGAGCCCGCTCTACACCGTCACCCGGTCGTCCTTCTGGCGGAACCCCGAGACCGGCGGCGAGGAGCGGATCTGCGTCGTCGCCTACCCGCCCCAGGACGACGTGCTCGACATCCCCGTCCTCAAGCAGAACCGGGCCCTCTGGAGCCGCCCGAACACGGCGATGGCCGACGAACGCTCGCGCGAGCGGCAGTTCGGGGTCTTCAAGACGGGCCAGGTCTCGGAGCTTGCGGGCAAGCGGTTCGAGATCGTGGGCACGTTCTCTCTGGGGATCAACGTCCAGACCAACGGCAACCTCGTGGTCAGCGACCAGAACCTCATGACGGCCTTCCCCGAGCTGGACGGGCCCTCGCTGCTCGACCGCAAGGTCCACGTCGGAGTCCTGCGGACGAAGCCCGGGGCCGACCCGACGCGGGTCCGCGACGCCGTCGCCGCCGCGCTGCCGCCCGACGTCCGGGTGCTCACGCTCGACCAGTTCATCGCCCGCGAACGCGACTTCTGGGACAAGGTGGCGCCGATCGGGACGGTCTTCTACATCGGCGTCGTGATGGGGTTCATCGTCGGCTCGGTGATCTGCTACCAGGTGCTCTATTCGGACATCAGCGACCGGCTGCCGGAGTTCGCGACGCTCAAGGCGATCGGCTATTCCAACTACGCGCTCTACCGCGTGGTGCTGACGCAGGCCTTCTACCTCGCCCTGCTCGGCTACGCGGCGGGCCTGATCGTCAGCTTCTTCCTGTTCCAGTGGGTCCACCGCCTGACCGGACTGCCGATGGACGTGACGCGGAACAACCCGTACTGGATCCTGATCCTGACCGTGCTGATGTGCGTCGGGTCGGGGGCGTACGCGGCGCGTCGGCTGATCTCGGCGGACCCGGCGCAGCTCTTCGCTTGA
- a CDS encoding cytochrome b N-terminal domain-containing protein codes for MRKLLADWFEDRTGLSGPLRSMREEPLPAGPRWRYVCGSALLAILLIQAFTGLMMMTAYSASSSTAWGSVFYIEKQMWMGWFIRGMHHFGAQAVMVLLFIHLLQVLFAAAYRAPREVNWWLGLVLLVLIVGFGHTGYQLPWDQKGYWATKVVTNIMGGAPVLGPYVKTVVVGGSEYGNQTVTRFYGLHVGILPVLLAIVLGGHLALRYRHGLKPPADAADVPPDAPRATYFPDQTFRNSLVVTAIVGVLIGLVLWEGGAPLDAPADPASPDYPARPEWFFRFLFQMLKSFPGRLEWVGSIAIPGALMTTMALLPLLDKVMPSKLLHFLACTLAFALAGGALFLTIASFREDAGNPSFQEARTKADAANERALYLAAHPDFGIPPQGAGFLLRFDPLTRGGDLLEKKCLGCHRVDGKGTGDQSAPDLKDFGSYAWIRGLLEKPDAEAYFGKAPECDGMTEWKKSTKLDAEQLDQVAEFVATFAKIPADQSVDEWLNTPGVADHPGNALFQKDCGKCHLIDGYTEGGVRDAPDLFAWGSPRWMKRMIRKPSEAGLYGYLEAKQRMPAAPPDDMPESDVDMIVRYIKGDYLKPAAKP; via the coding sequence TTGCGTAAACTCCTAGCCGACTGGTTCGAGGACCGCACCGGCCTGAGCGGCCCCCTGCGGTCGATGCGCGAAGAGCCCCTCCCCGCCGGCCCCCGCTGGCGGTACGTCTGCGGCTCGGCCCTGCTGGCCATCCTGCTGATCCAGGCCTTCACCGGCCTGATGATGATGACCGCCTACAGCGCCTCGTCGTCGACGGCGTGGGGGAGCGTCTTCTACATCGAGAAGCAGATGTGGATGGGCTGGTTCATCCGGGGCATGCACCACTTCGGCGCCCAGGCGGTGATGGTCCTGCTCTTCATCCACCTGCTCCAGGTCCTCTTCGCCGCGGCCTACCGGGCCCCCCGCGAGGTCAACTGGTGGCTCGGCCTGGTCTTGCTCGTCCTGATCGTGGGCTTCGGCCACACGGGCTACCAATTGCCGTGGGACCAGAAGGGCTACTGGGCCACCAAGGTCGTCACCAACATCATGGGCGGGGCGCCGGTCCTCGGGCCCTACGTCAAGACGGTGGTCGTCGGCGGCTCCGAGTACGGCAACCAGACCGTGACCCGGTTCTACGGCCTGCACGTCGGCATCCTGCCGGTTCTGCTGGCGATCGTCCTCGGCGGCCACCTGGCCCTGCGCTACCGGCACGGCCTGAAGCCGCCCGCCGACGCGGCGGACGTCCCGCCCGACGCCCCCCGGGCGACCTACTTCCCCGACCAGACGTTCCGCAACTCGCTCGTCGTGACGGCGATCGTCGGCGTGCTGATCGGCCTGGTCCTCTGGGAGGGCGGGGCCCCGCTCGACGCGCCGGCGGATCCCGCGAGCCCGGACTACCCGGCGCGTCCCGAGTGGTTCTTCCGGTTCCTTTTCCAGATGCTGAAGTCGTTCCCGGGCCGGCTGGAATGGGTGGGGTCGATCGCGATCCCCGGCGCGCTCATGACGACCATGGCGCTGCTGCCGCTGCTCGACAAGGTCATGCCCTCGAAGCTGCTCCACTTCCTCGCCTGCACGCTGGCCTTCGCGCTGGCCGGCGGCGCCCTCTTCCTGACGATCGCCTCGTTCCGCGAGGACGCGGGCAACCCCTCGTTCCAGGAGGCCCGCACCAAGGCCGACGCGGCCAACGAACGCGCCCTCTACCTGGCCGCCCACCCCGACTTCGGCATCCCGCCGCAGGGGGCGGGCTTCCTGCTGCGGTTCGACCCGCTCACCCGCGGCGGCGACCTGCTCGAGAAGAAATGCCTGGGCTGCCATCGCGTGGACGGGAAGGGGACCGGCGACCAGTCGGCGCCCGACCTGAAGGACTTCGGCTCCTACGCCTGGATCCGAGGCCTCCTGGAGAAGCCCGACGCCGAGGCCTACTTCGGCAAGGCGCCCGAGTGCGACGGCATGACCGAGTGGAAGAAGTCGACGAAGCTCGACGCCGAGCAGCTCGACCAGGTGGCCGAGTTCGTGGCGACCTTCGCCAAGATCCCCGCCGACCAGTCGGTCGACGAGTGGCTCAACACGCCAGGCGTCGCCGACCACCCGGGCAACGCCCTCTTCCAGAAAGACTGCGGCAAGTGCCACTTGATCGACGGCTACACCGAAGGCGGCGTCCGCGACGCCCCCGACCTGTTCGCCTGGGGATCGCCGCGCTGGATGAAGCGGATGATCCGCAAGCCGTCCGAGGCGGGCCTGTACGGCTACCTCGAAGCGAAGCAGCGCATGCCCGCCGCCCCCCCCGACGACATGCCCGAGAGCGACGTCGACATGATCGTCCGCTACATCAAGGGCGACTATCTGAAGCCGGCCGCGAAACCGTGA
- a CDS encoding DHH family phosphoesterase: MIDWTPLADLVEKYDRFLVTTHIRPDGDALGSEVGMAGLLRQKGKDVRVVNTSRTPPRYDYLDPDGTFFEHFSTLAPGSLADRQVAVILDLSAWSQLGDMADFIRAFPGPRVVVDHHVSQDDLGAVFLKDTSAEAAGTLVMRAVKALGGRFTKEVATGLFTAIAMDTGWFRHPNTKPSTLLAVSELIEAGAEIDSIYRDLFERSTLGRLRLTGEFLSGLKTDLDGRVAYSTVSQADLARTGAIPSDTEDLVDYTVSLRGVEIGMLLMELPRGGGVKGSLRSRAGFDCARIAAEFGGGGHKAAAGLTVADPLPVAVDRVLAAIRKALDPA, from the coding sequence ATGATCGACTGGACCCCGCTCGCCGACCTGGTGGAGAAATACGACCGCTTTTTGGTGACGACCCACATCCGCCCCGACGGCGACGCACTCGGCTCCGAGGTCGGCATGGCGGGGCTGCTCCGCCAGAAGGGGAAGGACGTCCGGGTCGTCAACACCAGCCGGACGCCGCCGCGGTACGACTACCTGGACCCGGACGGGACGTTCTTCGAGCATTTCAGCACGCTCGCGCCGGGGAGCCTGGCCGACCGCCAGGTCGCCGTGATCCTCGACCTGTCGGCGTGGTCGCAGCTCGGCGACATGGCCGACTTCATCCGCGCCTTCCCGGGCCCCCGGGTCGTCGTCGACCACCACGTCAGCCAGGACGACCTGGGCGCGGTGTTCCTCAAGGACACGTCGGCCGAGGCCGCCGGCACGCTCGTGATGCGGGCGGTCAAGGCGCTCGGCGGCAGGTTCACGAAGGAGGTCGCCACCGGCCTGTTCACGGCCATCGCCATGGACACCGGCTGGTTCCGCCACCCCAACACCAAGCCCTCGACGCTGCTGGCCGTCTCCGAGCTGATCGAGGCCGGGGCCGAGATCGACAGCATCTACCGGGACCTGTTCGAGCGCAGCACCCTGGGCCGGCTCCGGCTCACGGGCGAGTTCCTCTCGGGGCTGAAGACCGACCTGGACGGCCGGGTCGCCTACTCGACCGTCTCACAGGCCGACCTGGCGCGGACGGGCGCGATCCCTTCCGACACCGAGGACCTCGTCGACTACACGGTCAGCCTGCGCGGGGTCGAGATCGGCATGCTGCTGATGGAGCTGCCCCGGGGGGGGGGCGTCAAGGGCTCCCTGCGATCGCGGGCGGGCTTCGACTGCGCCCGCATCGCGGCCGAGTTCGGCGGCGGCGGCCACAAGGCGGCGGCCGGCCTGACCGTGGCCGACCCGCTCCCCGTCGCGGTCGACCGCGTCCTGGCGGCGATCCGCAAGGCCCTTGATCCGGCCTGA